From the Bacteroidales bacterium genome, the window TCATTTTAATATTCATTCTTTGGCGAGCTTTTGCTCATGAGGGTTCCATATCTATTCCTGTTATTCTTGATTTTCTTTAAATTCTAATCTCAATTCTTCCTGCATGACATACTTTTGCCCGCGATATACATAATCATAACGGAGAAGGAATGTCTTATACGTTTTATAGCCATCATTCTCAATCATGAAAATATTCGGAAAATCAGGATCGTCATCGATCTGGGTTACCCTGATGTCTTTCCAGGGAGTAATGGTTACATTATTGTCTTCATCCACTTCCAGCACAATGCATGCGTCCCTGATCAGGGCTAACTTCGATTCATAAGTTACCCCGCCGGCTACAACCCTCACTTTATTTCCGGATACGGGAAATACCTGCTTGGTACCCATTGCATTCACCCCATCACGCTTACCCCTGAAACTATAATAAGTCGCCGTCTTTTGGGTGGCATAGTAATTTTTCAGGAATACGCGGTACATCACTGTATTTTTCTCAGGATTCAATTCATAGGCATCGAATGAATTCACCCTAAGCGGGATAAAATAAGCCGAATCGGGAGAGAGCCCGTTCGCCCGGATACGGATCTTCATCCGCCCTGTTCTTTCCCCTGACGGAATGGTGATTCCGTAACTATCAATATCATACATATGTTCAGGAAGAAGATGGGCATATTTTTCATAATCCACGGCATAATTACTGTTGTTGTAAGCTGCCAGCAGGCTTTCATCCTTGATCATGGTGATGTTGATATCCTTGTCGGTCAGTAGGGAGCCACCGCAGGC encodes:
- a CDS encoding DUF4361 domain-containing protein, with the translated sequence MRYLNILIISILVAGIYSCDRDELFEREQYKKQFALLSDDGYNVFAEEHDLNEAETAGYVAAACGGSLLTDKDINITMIKDESLLAAYNNSNYAVDYEKYAHLLPEHMYDIDSYGITIPSGERTGRMKIRIRANGLSPDSAYFIPLRVNSFDAYELNPEKNTVMYRVFLKNYYATQKTATYYSFRGKRDGVNAMGTKQVFPVSGNKVRVVAGGVTYESKLALIRDACIVLEVDEDNNVTITPWKDIRVTQIDDDPDFPNIFMIENDGYKTYKTFLLRYDYVYRGQKYVMQEELRLEFKENQE